From the Nostoc sp. PCC 7107 genome, the window GTTAATATAGCAGGCTATGTGCTGTGAAATTTTGTAATCTTAGCTTGTTTAAAAGTGCCTAATTAACTGTTTATTTGCTAAATAAACGCGGTGCTATGCCTACCACAGCAACCAATGAACTAAAGCATGAAATTTGGCAGTTGTTGCGAGAATATAAGGAATCTCGCTCAGAAAACGTCCGCAATCAATTGGTAAAACTCAATTTTGGACTGGTAAGAAAAGAAGCTCACTACTGGATTAACCAATGTCGTGAAAGCTATGATGATTTGCTCCAAGTTGGTTGTTTAGGTTTAATTCGAGCTATTGAAAGATTTGAGATTTCTAAAGGACACGCTTTCAGTTCCTTTGCTATTCCCTATATTCGTGGTGAAATTCAACATTACCTGCGGGATAAAGGTGTGACAGTCAGAATTCCTAGGCGCTATTTGGCACTACAACAGCAAGCCATTGGAGTTTCTCGTTCTTTACGAGAAAAATATAACCGCCAACCTACAGACTCTGAATTAGCAGCAGCCTTGGATATTACTCTTAGTGAGTGGCAAGAAATCAAATTAGCATGGATTAATCGCGCTCCTCTGAGCCTAGATGTGCCAATTCAAGACTCAGAAGAAGGAGCTACCAGTTTAGGAGAATTAGTTCCCGATCCTCACTACCGTAGCTTTCAATTAGCTCAAGAAGACCAACTGCGGTTACAACAAGCCTTGTTTCAGCTAGAAAAGTGTACTCGTGAAGTTTTAGAATGTGTGTTTTTGCAAGATTTGACACAAAAACAGGTAGCTGAACATTTGGGCATTAGTGTAGTTACGGTTTCTCGGAGAGTTAAAAAAGGGTTGGATTTATTAAAACATCTGATGTGTACAACAGATGATTAAATTTAAGCAAAATAAAACCGTATTTTTACTGGTTTAATTATGCTAAGAAAAACCCTTAAAATTTAATAGTTTAGGTTATAAAAGGAAAATACTTTGTCTGAAATAAAAACAGGCTGTGTAGATTTTCCCAAGCAAATTTTTCCTATAGCTTTTGAGAACGGCTAATGGCCATAAATTCTAAAATTGCAATTGCAACTATTTTAACTTTGGCGATCGCTGGATGCGCCTCAGAAAACACTCCACAAGCCAGTACTCCGGCGGCTCCAGCAGCGCCACCAGCAGCAGCGCCACCAGCAGCAGCGCCACCAGCAGCAGCGCCAGCGACTCAGGCTCAATCTTTTAATAATCCTGTGGTGTCTACGAAAAAGGCAACTAACGTTGTTTATCTCACTCCTACCTTAATTCAGCCTACTAATGGCAAAACCCGGATAGATTTAGTGTCTAAAGGGCGGCCTGATCCATTTGCACAAATTGTTAGCCCGATTGGTTCTGAAGTGGGACAAAATCCTAACGCCAAGCAAATTCCTCGATTACCTCGCTTACCAATAACTATTGCTAAAAATCCCAAAGTGCCAATCAGCAGTGCTGCTGCCATGACGAAAAAACCTAAAATTCAATTGGCACAAGCTTCTACATCTATCTTGCCCAGGGTTTTGCCGCAAGTTGTTCCCAGTAACCCTTTTGGATCTGTATTACCACCTGCACCCCAACCTGATTTAGCAAAAGCAGTGGTGGTGACTGGCGTAGTTTTGATTGGTAGAGAACCCCAAGCTATTATTCAAATTCCCAATGAGCCTTCCAGCCGCTATGTCCAAGCGGGACAGAGATTAGCAAATGGTCTGTTGATTAAACGGATTGAAATGAATCAGGGTTCAAATCCGATCGTGATTCTGGAACAATACGGTATTGAAGTTGCCAGAATGGTAGGTGAAGCTCCTGCTAACTCAACGCCATCAGTGACATCTGCCACTGCTGGTAAATTGATTTCATCAATCATACCAACTCAAAATCTTATTGCTGTCGGAGCATCTTAAGGATGGATACTCAAGAAAAATTTGAATTTGCTGGTTTACCTCTAGCTGTCTATCGAGAGATAGCTGCTCATCTACGCCAAGTGGAAGGAGTGGAAGCGGGTTTAATTCCCCAGTCATCTCCACAATTTGATTACAATCAAAGCCAAATTAATGGTTTGTGGATATCTTGGTCTCCTAACTCTCGTCTTGCAAGCCGACAACGGGTGCAGCAAATTTTGGCTTACTACCAGAGCCTTTATGGAGTTTGAGTACTGAAATTTCAGTAGGTGGCTCAATTACATTAATACTTTTTAGTTTGCTGGGTGAAGCCAATCTATCCAATCGAGTAACTGATGATTGGGTAATATTTGTCTTGACCCTGTTTAATTTTCTGAAAAAATATCAGTTTCTGTCTCACAATCAGTGTTGTATCCGTTTTGGTAGATGCGGTTGGTTATGGATTTTGATAAAAAAATGTCAGTGTTTGACTCAAAACATGATAATAAGTGATGCAATTATAAATTGCTGAGGTAAACTTGCAAGCAAAGTAATGCAAAATATTACTCAGCTGCTCTTCGGTCTGGGCATCACTCAAAATGGAACACTGGCAATTTCTCATCCAGAAACAGGGCGATCGCTCTTGGCACACCTTGGAATCGCCAAATATACAAATTTTAGAAGGTCGGTATAGAGTTTTAGCTCGTTCTGACCTTCCCAATACGGATGTGGAAGTGCGGGTAACTCACTCTTCAACTCAAGAAGTTCCCCCTAAACGGCGAATTCAAAAGCAATCGCGGCGCACTACCTCGGAAGGTTTAATGGCGGTAATTCCTTTTACGCTCCTCAAGCCGGGAATATGGGAATTACGCTGTTCTGGCGATTTGATGTCAGATATTTTTGGTAAATCATGGCAACAGAGTGTCTATCTGCAAGTCTTGTCTACTTTGGCAGATGGCGAAATCGACAAATTAACAGGTGGTGGCAATTTAGAGTCAAATTCTCCTGAATTTTTCATGATTCCATTGCCACATACACAAAATTTTTATGAGCCAGACAGTAGTGCTGGTAAACAGCCGATTTCCCTAGGTTCAGAGTCTCATAAACAGAGCAATTTAGTTACTAACGAACTTTCTGCCGAAATTGCATCAATAGCCAGTGATGATACTGTCCTCACAACAACAGAAGAAATCCCAGCTAGTGATGCGGTTGTCAGTGAAGAAGCTTTATCTACAAGCGATCGCATTCCCAGCGCCACAGAAGAAATCCCAGCTAGTGATGCGGTTATTAGTGAAGAAGCTTTACCTGCAAGCGATCGCATTCCCAGCGCCACAGAAGAAATCCCAGCTAGTGATGCGGTTATTAGTGAAGAAGCTTTATCTACAAGCGATCGCACTTTATCAGTCCCAGAAGAAATTCCTGCTAGTGACTCGGTTATTAGTGAAGAAGCTTTACCTGCAAGCGATCGCATTCAAACCGCCACAGAGGAAATTCTTTCTACTGACTCGGTTATTAGTGAAGAAGCTTTATCTACAAGCGATCGCATTCAAACCGCCACAGAGGAAATTCTTTCTACTGACTCGGTTATTAGTGAAGAAACTTTACCTACAAGCGATCGCACTTTATCAGTGACCACAGAGGAAATTACTGATAACAAATCGTTTATTAGTGAATTGCCTGTCGAAGAAGCGGTATTTTCTGATGATCGCACTCTATCAGTCTCCACAGAAGAAATCCCTGATAGTAGTTTGGTGATTTTTCAACAGACAGTTGAAAAATATGAAGATGGAATGATCGATCAGCCTGTTAATCCGGTATGGTTGAAAGGCGAAACGGCAGAGCAAATATTACAAAGTTTAATAGATCAAGCTTTACCTACCTCATTATTAGAGGATGAACAGCTTGAAGAAGTGGAAACGATACAACCAGTACCACCACTCAGGCTGACTTTAGAGCAAGAAAACTATATTGCTCGTTGGGGAGAAGGACTGAGTATTAATGCTTATGTAGAGTTACAAACACAGCCAAATCTGAAAGATGAGCCACAGTACTCAACTACTTTTCATACACTGGAGGTTAAAATTGAGCTACGCTCACCTTTGAGTTCGGGAATTTTAGCTCAGGTACGGCAACCTTTAGCAGATAATTTACTGCCTTTTACGATTAACTCTGCCATTAATATTCCGATTGATTGCGAATCTAAGCTGCTTTTGGGGGAACTCAGTTTATATGGCGCAATTAGTGATTTTGATGATGTCATACTTTTAGCTAGTCGCTCTTTTACAATTACTGCGGATGTAACAGAATTACTGGCGATGACAGCAGTGGCTAAATTTAATCAGCAAAACTTTTTAGATAACTCTAGCGCTGTAGCAGTTTCTCTAACGAGTCAAGAGCCAGAAACATCACTGAGTCTGGGTTTAGAACTTTTTAACTTAGTCAAAACTTCTTTAATACAACCTCAAACTATTCTGCCATCGCCGAACCAGCCATTACCAGCCCAAATTAATCTTTTATCTCTCAAAAAATCAGGAGATTTGCGATCGCCACAACTACCGCAATTGCCAAAGTTCCCAGAAAATCAAACTAGTGCGATCGCCATTAATGATGATCTCACCGAGGTGACTGCGGAAGGGAAGGAGGAAATTGAGCCGCAAGATCATTCTTTACCCGCCCAAACTACAATCCCCTTAGCACCCATTAACTTGGAACAGCTATCAATTAGAACTCGTCCTGGATGGATGTTGGGTAATATCTTCCCTTATCTCAAACGCCTCAAAAGTGTTCCGGTTGAGACAACAGAAGAGACAAATAATTTACTAGATGTATCTGAACCTGCGATCATTGAAGATTCTTTAGCAAATGTATCTGAACCTTTAATAGCTGAAGATTCTTTACAAGATGTGTCTGAAGCTGTGATCGTTGAAGATTCTCTACCAGATGTGTCTGAACCTCCAGTAGTTGAATATTCTCTGTTAGTTGAGCCAGCGATTACAGCGGATGAGAACCTAGATGTAGATGATTCTGCAATTGAAACATCAGTTGAGACCAATTCCGAGTTATTTGCTGTGTCTATATTAGAAATGCCTGTCACACCAAGTTTAGAATTTAGTGATGACTCAATTTTAGAACCAGCTGCTCCTTTAACCTCGGAATTGATAGCAGAGGTGAATCCTTACTCATCTCCGTTAATTAGGAGGTGGATGCAGAGCCAAGGATACGTTGTGCCTGAACTTCCTCTTGTGCCAGAGCAAAATCATCAAATTGAAGTTGTAGAGCCGGAAATTGCCTCTGAAGAAGCAATAGAGCCTGACTTATTCATACCAAGTGTTGATGTTCAATTGTCATCAAATCTAGATACGGATTTAGAAAATCTTGATGGTGAATTAGAAGACAATATTGAAGAACAGAGCCATTCAAGTATCTCTGAACCTCAAAATGACACTGAAATTAGTACAATTACTGAAGAATCTGAAGAGTTCAATATCTCAGCAGAAGTTGAAACAGAAAACATTCAGCAAAAATTGTCTACCGATTCATCGCCATTAACCCAGCTACCGCTGACTCAAAAAATTAAAATACCGAGGGCTTGGCTGGGGCAAGAGATTGTTGTTGATGATACTGATAGTGAACCCGAAGAGGACTTTGCTAGAGCGCAAAAACAACAGCAATCTATCTCGGCTGTATCAAACTCATTACCTGTGGATGGGGAAATGGTTGAGGCTTTACCTACTCCTCAACTGCATATACCAGAAGGTGAACTGATTGCTGGCCAGTCTGTACGTGTGCGTGTAGAACTACCAGAAGTTCCTCCGCAGGTGGTGGTGAAATTATGGATTGAGGATTGCCAAACTCGTGGGTTGTTAGATGGCCCTCATTTATTAAAAGATTTGCTACCTAAAGCCTTGGGTGGTGTAGAGGTAATGACTCAAATCAATATTCCCTTCGGCTGCGTGGAGATTCGCTTAGAGGCGATCGCCTTCCATACCTCTACTCAGCAGGAAAGTCACAAAGCCACGACGGTGCGGACTGTAATTCCACCAGACTTGCCAAATTATCAGTTAGATGAATTGCTGGGTTTGTGAACACCTGCTTCACATAACTGTGTTAAAAATCTTGAGAATTTCAAAAATTTGTCTGAATTTGCAGTAAGCTCATCTTGAATTGTAGTGTGATTTAACAGGAAACTTTACCATGTCTACTGAATTTTTGCCTCACATTTTGGCTTATTCTGCATCGTACTTGTCTCCTATCTTTGTTCCCATCATTGGTTGGGTTTTACCAATTGCAACATTCTCGTTTCTTTTGGTATACATTGAACGCGATGACATTGCTTAATTAGGTATTTAGTAATCAGTAATTGGCTACTGCAATTTTTACCAATTATTTATTACTAACTTCCAATTCACCAGATTGTGAAGTCAATTAATGATTATAAAACCGTCTGACTCCTAGAGTCAGACGGTTTTTTTGTACTGTTTTCTAAACAAGTGCTAGAAAATTCAGTCAATATATATTATTAGGTTCAAACCGCTTTTATAGCGAAGAACCGATTCCAGCGTAGGCTCCGTAGAAGAAGATACCTACAACCGTAATGACACCTAAACCTGCGATTGTAGCTACAACCCACAGGGGAATTCTTCCAGTTCCAGAAGACACAGTTTTTCCTCCTCCCTTAATAAAAATCAACTCAGATTTTAGATAAACAAAGTTTCACAAAAACAGTTCCAGTTAGTTAAAGAAGTAACTGGAAAAGAGAATACCGAGAACAAAGATCAGTAGCAATCCCAGGTATAAAGAAGTACGGTTGAGTTCAACCGGCTGATTATTAGTATTGGGCGTTCTTTCCATGATTTGCTCCTAGCGTTGAATAAATTGCATTGCGGCGATCGCGCCTAAGAAAAACACGGTTGGCACACCTAAAGTATGAACTGCCAGCCATCTAACTGTAAAAATTGGATAGGTAACTGGTTGATTGATGTTATTTCCGCTAGTCATGATCTCAAACTACTTTCCGATAAATTTTTCAACTTGCTGTTTGGCTTCATAACGATTCTTCACAATTGGCACTTCTTGCCGTGTTTGTGTGTAATATTCGTTAGGGCGAGGTGTGCCAAATACATCATAAGCCAGCCCAGTGCTAACAAATAGCCAGCCTGCAATAAATAATGCTGGGATGGTGATGCTGTGAATTACCCAATAACGAATGCTGGTAATAATGTCCGAAAACGGACGCTCTCCAGTGGTACCTGACATTTAGATCCCTACCTTCACAAAGACTGTTATTGAGTTTATTATCCTACAAAGTTTAGAAAGAGTTACAAGTTGCAACGCACTTCTCATAAATCAGCGTGAACACCTAAACTTTCGCTAGGTCTAAGCGGCTTTTTGGAGAGTAGCTTTTTCGGCATTGGCGTTATATTTCAGCAATACACCGCGATCGCCAATAATAAATCCTTGATCTGGCTTGAGAAACACTATCTTATATAGATTAGCGGCTACCTGCTCCACGTCCCGGTCTTTCTCCCAGGTTTTGCCACCATCAGTACTCCGCAGCAAATTACCGCTACCGCCGCCTATCCATAGTTCTTCCGGTGTGCGATATGCCAAATCCAGTAAACCCCAACTTGTGGATAACTCTGGATATACAGCTTCTTGCCATTCTTCGGCGTTATTGGGTTCGCTAAATTGAATTTGACCACCCCGTGCTAATAACCACAGTTGGCCATTGTTATTGAAACCCATGTTTTCTACCCGCCGAGAACTATTACGGTTATGGGGAACCCACGCATTTTGTCCTGGTTCCCAAGTTGAGTAAAAGCTACCCTTGGCGGAAACAGCGACATATTTGCCATCAGCAGAACGTTGCATATTGCGAACTACGCCGACGGCTGCTTCTACTTGAGCTTTCCAATTTTTACCACCATCGATGGTTTTGTAAATTGCGCCTACATCAGTAGCCATTTCCGCTGAGTCAGACCCCAGGGCGTGAACAGTTATGGGATTACCTGGTAACTTTTCGCTCAAGGGAATCCGTGACCAAGAACGGCCTTCATCGGTGGTATGTAGTAAAAGAGAGGGTTCGCCGACAATCCAGCCTTCTTCCCCAGAAAAACTTACGGAATCAAAACGATACCGAGAATCATCCAGTGCCAAAGACAAAGGTTGCCAATTTTTACCACCGTCTTTGGTTTCTAAAAGCGTGGCGTTGCTTCCTACTAAAAAACCATGTTGAGAATCTTGAGTAAAAGCAATATCCAGCAACTTTTCGTTGCTTGGTACAGCAATGATTTCCCAAGGGTTGAAGCTAGTGGAAGGCACTTTGCTACAACCGATACACAAAACAATTACTATCAAAAAGGCAATTATGCGTTGCCAGCTTTTCACAATGGACTGCATCAGTATTTCTTAGTATTTTCTAAATTCGTTTAGGTTTTACCTTAAGAGTTGCGATCGCTCTCTAAATTAGGTAAAAAAAGATAGCGGGTCTTATTGTAAGCCGTAAAGACTGATAAAGAACAAGAAAGCCAGAGCTAAAGCCCCGAAAATCAAGATATTCTTTTGCCCTGGAGTCAGCTTATTAACACCCAAACCAAAACCGAGATTTTCTTTAAAACCGGATGCTGTACCAGACGGGCCAATGTTGGCAAAAGCAGTTTTCTTAGCACTACAAACTGGACAACGCCAATTTATAGGCAGTTCTGTAAACAGTGTCCCGGAGGGGATATCATGCTTATCATCTCCCTTCTCAGGTTCATAAACATAACCGCAGGCGCGACACTCATAGCGGTCTAACGCTGGAGTCTCAACAGCTTGTTCGCTCATGGCTAGGGTCTCCCAGAGGGGAATTATTAAATATACGTTAAAAATTATGACATAACTGTTAGACTTTTCTATCACTTACACAAACGAATCAAATACCTGAAATCCGTTTGTTTCCCAGATTTCAGAAAACTCGAAAAGATATAATGTAAAAGAAAGTAACAGCCTTATTTACACCATAAGCGGTAGAAATTCATTGTGTTTGTCCTCAGCGGTTACGAGTACTTTCTAGGCTTCTTAATTATCTGTAGCCTAGTGCCTGCCCTGGCGCTTTCTGCTTCCAAGCTTCTCAGACCCAGTGGTAACAGCCTGGAACGCCTCACCACATACGAATCTGGGATGGAACCAATTGGGGGAGCCTGGATTCAGTTCAATATCCGCTACTACATGTTTGCGCTAGTTTTTGTCGTCTTTGACGTAGAAACTGTGTTTTTGTATCCTTGGGCGGTGGCTTTCCACCGTTTAGGGCTATTAGCATTCATCGAGGCGCTAATTTTTATTGCAATTCTTGTAGTTGCCTTAGTTTACGCATGGCGTAAAGGAGCTTTGGAATGGTCTTGAATTCTGATTTAAGCACCCAAGACAAAGAGCGAATCATCAACCCGATTGAGCGTCCGACAGTCACTCAAGAACTTTCCGAAAATATTATCTTGACAACGGTTGATGACCTCTACAACTGGGCTAGGCTTTCAAGTCTTTGGCCTTTACTTTTTGGTACAGCTTGCTGCTTTATTGAGTTTGCAGCGTTAATTGGCTCTCGTTTTGACTTTGACCGCTTTGGGTTAATTCCCCGTTCTAGTCCTCGTCAAGCTGACTTGATTATTACAGCCGGCACAATCACCATGAAGATGGCACCCCAGTTGGTGCGTCTTTATGAACAAATGCCTGAGCCGAAGTATGTGATTGCAATGGGCGCTTGTACAATTACTGGCGGGATGTTCAGCGTGGATTCTCCCACTGCTGTACGCGGAGTTGATAAATTGATTCCGGTGGATGTGTACTTGCCTGGTTGTCCTCCCCGTCCCGAAGCGATTATTGATGCGATCATTAAGCTACGGAAGAAGATAGCTAATGATTCCATGCAGGAACGTGACCAATCCAAGCAAACCCACCGCTTTTACAGTACGACTCATAACTTGAAGCCAGTAGCAGAAATT encodes:
- the psbE gene encoding cytochrome b559 subunit alpha, translated to MSGTTGERPFSDIITSIRYWVIHSITIPALFIAGWLFVSTGLAYDVFGTPRPNEYYTQTRQEVPIVKNRYEAKQQVEKFIGK
- the ndhC gene encoding photosynthetic/respiratory NAD(P)H-quinone oxidoreductase subunit C, whose amino-acid sequence is MFVLSGYEYFLGFLIICSLVPALALSASKLLRPSGNSLERLTTYESGMEPIGGAWIQFNIRYYMFALVFVVFDVETVFLYPWAVAFHRLGLLAFIEALIFIAILVVALVYAWRKGALEWS
- a CDS encoding photosynthesis system II assembly factor Ycf48, encoding MQSIVKSWQRIIAFLIVIVLCIGCSKVPSTSFNPWEIIAVPSNEKLLDIAFTQDSQHGFLVGSNATLLETKDGGKNWQPLSLALDDSRYRFDSVSFSGEEGWIVGEPSLLLHTTDEGRSWSRIPLSEKLPGNPITVHALGSDSAEMATDVGAIYKTIDGGKNWKAQVEAAVGVVRNMQRSADGKYVAVSAKGSFYSTWEPGQNAWVPHNRNSSRRVENMGFNNNGQLWLLARGGQIQFSEPNNAEEWQEAVYPELSTSWGLLDLAYRTPEELWIGGGSGNLLRSTDGGKTWEKDRDVEQVAANLYKIVFLKPDQGFIIGDRGVLLKYNANAEKATLQKAA
- a CDS encoding RNA polymerase sigma factor SigF, with the translated sequence MPTTATNELKHEIWQLLREYKESRSENVRNQLVKLNFGLVRKEAHYWINQCRESYDDLLQVGCLGLIRAIERFEISKGHAFSSFAIPYIRGEIQHYLRDKGVTVRIPRRYLALQQQAIGVSRSLREKYNRQPTDSELAAALDITLSEWQEIKLAWINRAPLSLDVPIQDSEEGATSLGELVPDPHYRSFQLAQEDQLRLQQALFQLEKCTREVLECVFLQDLTQKQVAEHLGISVVTVSRRVKKGLDLLKHLMCTTDD
- a CDS encoding photosystem II reaction center protein L produces the protein MERTPNTNNQPVELNRTSLYLGLLLIFVLGILFSSYFFN
- a CDS encoding rubredoxin; the protein is MSEQAVETPALDRYECRACGYVYEPEKGDDKHDIPSGTLFTELPINWRCPVCSAKKTAFANIGPSGTASGFKENLGFGLGVNKLTPGQKNILIFGALALAFLFFISLYGLQ
- a CDS encoding NADH dehydrogenase subunit K; amino-acid sequence: MVLNSDLSTQDKERIINPIERPTVTQELSENIILTTVDDLYNWARLSSLWPLLFGTACCFIEFAALIGSRFDFDRFGLIPRSSPRQADLIITAGTITMKMAPQLVRLYEQMPEPKYVIAMGACTITGGMFSVDSPTAVRGVDKLIPVDVYLPGCPPRPEAIIDAIIKLRKKIANDSMQERDQSKQTHRFYSTTHNLKPVAEILTGKYMQSETRFTPPKELTEAIGLPVPPALLTSKTKEEQSRG
- the psbF gene encoding cytochrome b559 subunit beta, which codes for MTSGNNINQPVTYPIFTVRWLAVHTLGVPTVFFLGAIAAMQFIQR
- a CDS encoding photosystem II reaction center protein J, coding for MSSGTGRIPLWVVATIAGLGVITVVGIFFYGAYAGIGSSL